In Channa argus isolate prfri chromosome 15, Channa argus male v1.0, whole genome shotgun sequence, the DNA window ATGATGTAATTTAAGTCATTCTTTATTTCAAATGCTGACCAACTCTCTGGACGGACATCTGCCATCATCTCTTCCTTAAACGGATGGCGTTTATGAATTCAATGTGTTGGTTCTTATTTCTGACAACTTGCAAATTAGAGacgtttattattttataaaattaaaatcatatcGCAACAGCCGGATCAATGTTTGTCTGCAAACTGTCCGTGCACATGTTATACATGTGGCACATCGACCCTACATTAATATtcctttaatgttaattagaattTTCCTTTAAGGACTTGGTTTTCCCATTGTTACACTGAAATCTTACtgttgcaacattttttatgaTAAGCAAAAGTCCAAATGATGCATCATTTCCTCTTCTGTCTGGTTTGTTTATGACTTTATTACAGGAGCACTTCAGTGCAGCATTATCTAATCAGTGAAGTAAAGCAGAGGCTAAAGCAACTAATAATGAAATTAAGTATAATTCTCCTGGAAGGGACTGAGGATACTACAGTTCAGATGTGAGACTCTGTGTGaaccataaataaaaaactcGCACAATGTGTTGCATTGTTATCTTATCGATGGACAAGaggctcctcctcctcactaaCACCAGTTCTGCTTGTACCTCAGTCGtactttattttgcatttgacaGCTGCAGATGCGTTATAACAGCATTTAAGGACCTGATAAATGTTATgatgtttaacattttctgaaCTTTTCCAAATTGCAGGACAGTGACAGTTACCGTGTAGATGTATCTGATGGCCTCTGCCGTCCTCAGCCCTGGATTCACTTGCACGTGTGTTTTCACCACATCTGCAGGCTGAGTGATCAGAGATGCCAACACACCCGACAGGATCCCACAGCAGAAGTTGGCCAGGGGGGCAGAGGGAGACAACCTGATCTCTAATACAAGGAACAGTTGGGGGCTTTTGTTAGAGTTCGACATGTAACAGTTAGGTACCATTAACATCCAGCCTCTGTGCGTCTGTACCGACCTTTGGGCAGAGAAGCTTTGGTCTGGCTGTAGAACATGACGTAGATCCCAGAGAAGGGGACGTCTCTGAGGAGCGTGGCCATAAGACCCGAGAACAGAGCTGCAGGACCCTCGGTCTGGCACACAGAGCGCAGAGCCCCGCCCACACTCCTGTAACTGTACCTGCCGCactgacacacaaaaatacacatttgggTTTAATACAGCACCAACAGTGTGAGTCTGTTTGGGcaagttattatttattttttttaatgaacaaaagGCAGGAAAACCGTGAGATTTCTGACTCCAATGTAAATGAACGTATAAACAAACTCAGACCAACTGAACAGATGTCGAGCTCTCTGCAGCCTTTCAGCTTGTTTAAATGCACAACGCTGTTTTTACTGAGCAACAGACGAGGATCTGTTCACAGTCTCTTTTAGAAAGATTTTCTAACTGTACTGAAGTTCAACATAAAGCAAAAATCAGAGTGTAACAAGGTGCTGGTGACTTTTTTGAATTTGGCTGAAAGCTGTGATAATCACCAGTCTGTTGTATTTCTGAGGTTCCTGATTATTCATGGACCGATCATGAAAAAAAGGGGCCCCGGGCACAGATGGATAAAATGTCCTTTACCAGACCTCCAGTCCCCTTTAGGACTACTGTGGGTCTTTCTGATCATTCTCTGTCCTATTGGTCGTCGTGACTCTCTGTGctcattttgcagcttttatcTGACTTTCAAACGAGAAGAAACATCCTCCCAAAACACGCTGGTGTTCCCTTACTTCAAAGCGAGTCTTGACGACAGTGACTGGCAGCATGACGACCGCCGCCGCCCCCCGGGCCCCTGCTCCCAGCAGCACGGCCTCCATGGGTCCCGGGATGCCGTCCTGGAAGTAGTGCTGCTTCAGAGAGTAGTAGGTGCTGAAGTAGATCCCCACACCAGGGATGGTGCGAACGAAGGACTAGAGGAGAGAGCAGAGACCGAGGAGTGAGcacctttcacacacacagaagacgGACAGAGAATCGACAGCATAAACACGTTCTCACCGGGGAAACTCCTTTCCACAGTCCCAGCAGCCTCTCTGTCCGCACCACGCTCTGCAGCACCGTCAGCATCCCCACTCTGCCCGAGCTGCAAATGATCAGCTGTGCATTAGTGTGCTGCACGTGTTCAGCT includes these proteins:
- the LOC137099294 gene encoding mitochondrial glycine transporter A-like — protein: MELALAYPAIKAFMCGSLSGTCSTLLFQPLDLVKTRLQTLQGGVQPSSGRVGMLTVLQSVVRTERLLGLWKGVSPSFVRTIPGVGIYFSTYYSLKQHYFQDGIPGPMEAVLLGAGARGAAAVVMLPVTVVKTRFECGRYSYRSVGGALRSVCQTEGPAALFSGLMATLLRDVPFSGIYVMFYSQTKASLPKEIRLSPSAPLANFCCGILSGVLASLITQPADVVKTHVQVNPGLRTAEAIRYIYTAHGLQGYFRGAVPRSLRRTMMAAMAWTVYEQMMARLGLKS